Proteins from a single region of Leuconostoc gasicomitatum LMG 18811:
- a CDS encoding ABC transporter produces the protein MLEIKNLSVTYGSKVALTVPNLTINKGEIIGVMGNQDLGNQR, from the coding sequence ATGTTAGAAATTAAGAATTTGAGCGTAACTTATGGTAGTAAAGTTGCCTTGACAGTACCGAATTTAACCATCAATAAAGGTGAGATTATTGGCGTGATGGGGAATCAGGATCTGGGAAATCAACGTTAG
- a CDS encoding ATP-binding cassette domain-containing protein encodes MRFKGQVTLETDNLGVLMQEQHYVDTMTNQKIIEGLLNTRIKRDEKLAELINFFDFGSQLSLHFKNLSGGQKQRMSLIMVLYQEPELLFLDEMTTGLDFESRQALINHLKVYFKQHQTTVIMVTHYAQEIEQLADKLLIIHDGQVKAFDKPKNLFNQYIGYSAFIVGNNAEKSISIHRPEEEYSVARQLIDSGDDFRRTQGDIELVYTAITKGQRA; translated from the coding sequence GTGCGATTTAAGGGGCAAGTAACACTTGAGACTGATAATCTAGGAGTATTAATGCAGGAGCAGCACTACGTTGATACCATGACGAATCAAAAAATAATAGAAGGATTACTAAATACACGTATTAAGCGAGATGAAAAGTTGGCTGAACTAATTAATTTTTTTGATTTTGGATCACAATTGTCTTTGCATTTTAAGAATTTATCTGGTGGACAAAAACAACGTATGAGTTTAATCATGGTCCTTTATCAAGAACCAGAATTACTATTTTTAGATGAAATGACGACTGGACTTGATTTTGAAAGCCGACAGGCACTCATTAATCATTTAAAAGTATATTTCAAACAACATCAAACAACTGTTATTATGGTGACGCACTATGCACAAGAGATTGAACAGTTAGCTGATAAATTATTAATTATTCATGATGGACAAGTGAAGGCATTTGATAAACCAAAGAATCTGTTCAATCAATATATCGGCTATTCAGCTTTTATTGTCGGCAATAATGCAGAAAAAAGTATTAGCATACACCGGCCGGAGGAAGAGTATTCAGTCGCGCGACAACTTATTGATAGTGGTGATGATTTTAGACGAACACAAGGCGATATTGAATTAGTTTATACGGCAATAACGAAGGGACAACGCGCATGA
- a CDS encoding LytTR family DNA-binding domain-containing protein, protein MEININIDDKLEDVQVLISGSDIEQLADIARYLKSKNTSSRQLAIKTADNIRVVDKADIIVVESFGNDLTFTLKNNQKLTTRKTLEKFLEENSKYDFVQISKSEVMNLSYLSKMESAFSGNYYAFLTNQTRVTVSRRFIKGILSRLEGSAEDEIL, encoded by the coding sequence ATGGAAATAAACATCAATATTGATGACAAACTAGAAGATGTTCAAGTGCTTATTTCAGGTAGTGATATTGAACAATTAGCGGATATAGCACGGTACCTTAAATCCAAAAATACATCATCACGTCAACTTGCTATTAAAACGGCTGACAATATTCGAGTTGTGGATAAGGCAGACATTATTGTCGTTGAAAGTTTTGGCAATGATCTAACATTTACGTTAAAAAATAACCAGAAATTAACGACTAGAAAGACACTAGAAAAATTTTTAGAAGAAAATTCAAAATATGATTTTGTGCAAATTTCTAAATCTGAAGTCATGAATTTGTCGTATTTGTCAAAGATGGAATCTGCATTTTCCGGTAACTATTATGCTTTTTTGACAAATCAGACACGCGTTACTGTGTCTAGACGGTTTATTAAGGGTATTCTAAGTAGATTGGAAGGGAGCGCAGAAGATGAAATACTTTAA
- a CDS encoding DUF3021 family protein: protein MKYFKKSITYLLVGIGVGSFISLLSFTLNQGTPTMKQFYLLMTMSAIMGLLSLIFEYDKITFMAQLISHFILEMLTYGLFIWLTFGSHVITITNIPTFLITYIIIFIYFRKQGHDNARRINQALTQRDHKK, encoded by the coding sequence ATGAAATACTTTAAAAAATCAATAACCTATCTATTAGTTGGCATTGGCGTTGGATCATTTATCTCATTATTATCGTTTACTTTAAATCAAGGCACACCAACAATGAAGCAATTTTACTTGTTAATGACCATGAGTGCAATTATGGGCTTACTATCTCTCATATTTGAGTATGACAAAATAACGTTTATGGCACAGCTTATTAGTCATTTCATTTTGGAAATGTTAACATATGGCCTTTTCATCTGGTTAACTTTTGGAAGCCATGTGATTACGATTACTAATATACCAACATTCTTGATTACCTATATCATTATTTTTATCTATTTCAGAAAACAAGGACACGATAATGCGCGTCGTATTAATCAAGCATTAACGCAAAGGGATCATAAAAAATAA
- a CDS encoding nucleoside hydrolase produces MRKQKVIIDADPGIDDSLAMLVALRSQPLDVIGISIVEGNVPTAIGVQNALKVLREANRLDIPVFSGAESPLKHDYVSAQDTHGDDGLGESNMTLVTDVKPSQRDAQAGYAKLLSENEDVWFLALGPLTNVALALKQQPDIWQQVSRLIVMGGADQTNGNTSPVAEYNFWVDPDAADYVFQNSPLNIELVPLDVTRKLEFTPNMLQMMQYLDAEKSAFVAQIIQFYFDFHWQQEHVLGAVINDPLVIIYALHPELVQSIDKYVTVVTEGVALGQSIVDRENFWQKKPNATILQAVDAKAVMSHIISGLLIRDAADIEKELDNIATNLERLS; encoded by the coding sequence ATGCGAAAACAAAAAGTGATCATTGATGCTGATCCAGGCATTGACGATAGTTTGGCGATGCTTGTGGCTTTACGGTCACAACCATTGGATGTCATTGGTATTAGCATTGTTGAAGGCAATGTGCCTACAGCAATTGGTGTTCAGAATGCATTGAAAGTATTACGTGAAGCCAATCGACTTGATATTCCAGTTTTTTCCGGTGCAGAATCACCATTAAAGCATGATTATGTTAGTGCACAGGATACGCATGGCGACGATGGTCTTGGTGAAAGTAACATGACATTAGTGACTGACGTGAAGCCGAGCCAACGCGATGCCCAGGCAGGGTACGCCAAGTTGTTATCTGAAAATGAGGATGTCTGGTTCTTAGCCTTAGGGCCGCTGACTAACGTGGCTCTAGCACTTAAGCAACAACCAGATATTTGGCAACAGGTGTCACGCTTAATTGTGATGGGTGGTGCTGACCAGACTAATGGCAATACATCCCCTGTAGCGGAATATAATTTCTGGGTCGATCCTGACGCAGCTGATTATGTTTTCCAAAATAGTCCATTGAATATTGAGCTTGTGCCACTAGATGTAACGCGCAAACTAGAATTTACGCCAAATATGCTCCAGATGATGCAATATTTGGATGCAGAAAAATCCGCATTTGTTGCTCAAATTATCCAATTTTATTTTGATTTTCATTGGCAACAAGAGCATGTTTTAGGGGCTGTTATCAATGATCCATTAGTAATTATTTATGCATTACACCCTGAACTTGTACAGAGCATCGACAAATATGTAACAGTTGTAACTGAAGGGGTTGCCCTTGGACAAAGCATTGTCGACCGTGAAAATTTTTGGCAAAAAAAACCGAACGCAACGATTTTGCAAGCTGTGGATGCTAAAGCTGTCATGTCACACATTATTAGTGGCCTACTGATTAGGGATGCCGCTGACATTGAAAAAGAGTTAGATAATATTGCGACCAACTTGGAGCGATTATCATGA
- a CDS encoding ECF transporter S component yields MTKHVSAQKIALIALFIVINIVGGHLALYARLPIYLDTIGTLLGSAFFGPIGGLFTGILTALINGTTGDLFSIYFMPSQIATALVSGFVYKKIKPTDFKNIWWVALVISIPATIISTIITVILFHGITSSGSSMIVQVLHGFGLSQSISVFLVQVGTDYLDRMIGVYVVAIVYRTLLSRIKLV; encoded by the coding sequence ATGACAAAACATGTCTCAGCACAAAAAATTGCGTTAATTGCATTATTTATTGTGATTAACATTGTCGGTGGTCACCTTGCGTTGTATGCACGTTTACCTATTTATTTGGATACGATTGGAACTTTGCTAGGGAGTGCCTTTTTTGGACCTATTGGTGGTCTATTTACTGGCATTCTAACGGCGTTAATTAATGGTACTACTGGAGATCTTTTCTCAATCTACTTTATGCCCAGTCAAATAGCGACTGCGCTAGTATCTGGATTTGTTTATAAAAAAATTAAACCAACAGATTTTAAAAATATTTGGTGGGTTGCCCTTGTCATCTCTATACCAGCTACGATTATTAGTACAATTATCACAGTGATCTTGTTTCATGGTATCACATCATCTGGATCAAGCATGATTGTTCAAGTCCTACATGGTTTTGGCTTGAGTCAATCAATTTCAGTTTTCTTGGTGCAGGTGGGTACAGATTATTTAGATCGTATGATTGGGGTATATGTTGTTGCCATTGTGTACCGCACCTTGTTGTCACGAATTAAACTGGTGTAA
- a CDS encoding DNA topoisomerase: MTNYLILTEKPSAAANFTKALGGKTGVFNDFTYKIANLRGHVMTLKDPEAMVAEELKKQYKSWLVKHLPWNLSDFSWARTYIRQRNMRTGKVESTKKLIDDLKKESKSGYDAIVIATDTDPSGEGELLAWEALDAIGWRGQVLRANFMDESVSGIQKAMHQLRDVSDKMADGEYVKGESRNRWDFASMQLTRIATTAAKKAGFKVVAREGRLKSVIIWRVYQQLDAIKNYVKTPYFEVKFKDPAEHVFGRVTPQGDVIPWRFATKEEAEIDFSQYHKTDVINEKHQTRTQAPGKLLDLAGLASILAPRGFSSKEVLSTYQKMYEAQIVSYPRTEDKTVTPEQFNELLPLIDQIADVVGVDKMLLTHRSPRTTHVKSQGAHGANRPGENLPKTTQSLVKFGASGPAIYEVLAKNYLAMLAEDYVYDHVTANLKDYPEFKTAFNRPLKMNFKLVYDSQKAIKVEEEEEENSTASQLGPQARPYLHEGANPKPQTPTTKWIMAFLEKHNVGTGATRVSTLSEMSRGIKAMLTETRGKLGLTETGQVSAIMVKDTWIASPKITKRLFEMMDQVGQFDMTMDQVLDSVTKVVEHDMPIMLDNAEQLETLLGKPKQVPKKKVTEKMTGLFKGEEITFAREWSGHIFTDDELTKMLNGAEISFQSKSKRGKIYTATGKLAKQTFKGSTFYGFKLNPKAKK; the protein is encoded by the coding sequence ATGACAAACTATCTCATTTTAACTGAAAAGCCATCGGCGGCTGCCAATTTTACGAAAGCACTTGGTGGTAAGACCGGTGTATTTAACGATTTCACTTACAAAATAGCAAATTTGCGTGGTCATGTCATGACGTTAAAAGACCCTGAAGCAATGGTTGCCGAAGAATTAAAAAAGCAATACAAATCTTGGTTGGTGAAACATTTGCCATGGAATTTGTCTGATTTTTCATGGGCACGGACGTATATTCGTCAACGTAATATGCGTACAGGTAAGGTGGAATCAACAAAAAAATTAATTGATGACTTAAAGAAGGAATCAAAATCAGGGTACGATGCGATTGTCATTGCAACTGATACTGACCCTTCTGGTGAGGGTGAGTTACTTGCCTGGGAGGCTTTGGATGCGATTGGCTGGCGGGGTCAAGTGCTACGTGCGAACTTTATGGATGAGTCAGTATCGGGTATTCAAAAGGCCATGCATCAATTACGAGATGTTTCGGATAAGATGGCTGATGGTGAATATGTTAAAGGTGAAAGCCGTAATCGGTGGGACTTTGCTTCAATGCAACTCACTCGAATTGCAACCACTGCAGCTAAAAAAGCAGGCTTTAAAGTAGTCGCGCGTGAAGGTCGGTTGAAATCTGTCATTATTTGGCGTGTTTATCAACAACTTGATGCGATTAAAAATTATGTCAAAACACCATATTTTGAAGTGAAATTTAAGGATCCCGCAGAACATGTTTTTGGCAGAGTGACACCCCAAGGAGATGTGATTCCGTGGCGGTTTGCGACGAAAGAAGAAGCAGAAATTGATTTCAGTCAGTATCATAAGACCGACGTTATCAATGAAAAACATCAAACGCGAACGCAAGCACCCGGAAAGCTACTAGATTTAGCCGGATTGGCTTCAATATTAGCGCCGCGTGGTTTTTCTTCAAAAGAAGTGCTAAGTACTTACCAAAAAATGTATGAAGCACAAATTGTTTCATATCCACGTACAGAAGACAAGACCGTAACTCCAGAGCAATTTAATGAATTACTACCGTTGATTGATCAGATCGCGGATGTTGTTGGTGTCGACAAGATGTTGTTAACACACCGTTCTCCACGGACAACGCATGTTAAATCACAAGGTGCGCACGGAGCCAATCGGCCCGGCGAAAATTTACCAAAAACAACACAATCTTTGGTAAAATTTGGTGCCAGTGGACCAGCAATCTATGAAGTTTTGGCTAAAAACTATTTAGCAATGCTGGCAGAAGATTATGTGTACGATCATGTGACGGCTAATTTGAAAGATTACCCGGAATTTAAAACGGCGTTTAATAGACCACTTAAGATGAATTTTAAGTTAGTGTATGATTCACAAAAAGCCATTAAGGTTGAAGAAGAGGAAGAAGAAAATTCAACTGCATCACAATTAGGACCGCAAGCAAGGCCTTATTTGCATGAAGGAGCGAATCCAAAGCCACAAACACCAACGACTAAATGGATTATGGCTTTTTTGGAAAAACATAATGTTGGTACTGGTGCAACACGTGTGTCAACATTATCTGAGATGTCTCGTGGTATTAAAGCGATGTTAACTGAAACGCGTGGTAAATTAGGATTGACAGAAACTGGGCAAGTGTCTGCTATTATGGTGAAAGATACGTGGATTGCTTCGCCTAAAATCACCAAACGTTTATTTGAAATGATGGATCAAGTTGGCCAATTTGACATGACAATGGACCAAGTGCTAGATTCAGTAACAAAGGTGGTTGAACATGATATGCCGATTATGTTAGACAATGCAGAGCAACTAGAAACCTTGCTTGGTAAACCAAAACAAGTACCAAAGAAAAAAGTAACAGAAAAAATGACTGGCCTATTCAAAGGCGAAGAAATTACTTTTGCTCGTGAATGGAGTGGGCATATTTTTACTGATGATGAACTAACCAAAATGTTAAATGGTGCTGAAATCAGTTTTCAATCGAAGTCTAAACGTGGGAAAATCTACACGGCGACCGGTAAATTAGCAAAACAAACATTTAAAGGTAGTACATTTTATGGCTTTAAATTGAATCCGAAAGCAAAAAAATAA
- a CDS encoding winged helix-turn-helix transcriptional regulator — MPTISMSTKQIIKLMGSKWSIEILLTISTLQVTGFNQLQQELSSISHKVLTDRLKELVTHCLVSRTIVERIPLRVIYKISPKGLSILTMLEQLND, encoded by the coding sequence ATGCCTACTATTTCAATGTCTACAAAACAAATCATAAAGCTCATGGGATCTAAATGGTCTATTGAAATTTTGCTGACTATCTCAACTTTACAAGTCACCGGTTTCAATCAATTACAGCAAGAACTTTCTAGTATCTCACACAAGGTGCTAACTGATCGTTTAAAAGAACTGGTTACTCATTGTTTAGTTAGTCGTACCATAGTTGAACGTATTCCCTTAAGGGTGATCTATAAAATTTCACCAAAAGGGCTTTCTATACTGACGATGTTAGAACAATTAAATGATTGA